The DNA window TTCGAGGCTTTGGGATCGATGGCGTTCCCGCCTTGGTCGAGCGCGCTGCAGCGCTTGGCGGCGGCGAGTTTTCCACTATGACCTATGCCGAGTTTGGCGCTGGTGGCTGGCGCCAACCGGTGGACCTGGCGGTGTTTAATTTTTCGCTGTTAGGTGAAGGCGAGTGTGAAGCCGCGCTGGCGGCGGTTGCCAAGGTGTTAACGGCGCAAGGTCGCTGTCTGATTCAGACACTTCATCCGGCCTTCTGCGGGTATGGCGAGGATTATCAGTCCGGTTGGCGAGAAGGATCTTGGGCGGGCTTTGATCTGGCATTTACCGATCCGCATCCCTGGTATTACCGCACGTTAAGTGACTGGTTCGCGTTGTTCTTGCGGGTGGGCCTCCGCCTCGGAGGGGTGCGCGAGCCTGCCAGATCAGCCGGGAGCCGGCCGGCATCCATTATTTTTGAATTGGAAAGGGCATGGACTAATGGGTAACACACACAACAAGGTCGTGGGCTATTTACTGTGGGTATTTGGCTTTATGGGCGCCCATCGCTTTTACTTCGGGCGCCCCATTAGCGGGACGATTTACTTTTTTACGCTGGGTCTGTTTTTGATCGGCTGGCTGGTTGACCTGTTTCTGATACCCGGGATGGATGCTGAGGCCGACAAGCGCTGGACCTCGGGTAGCACCAGTTACACGGTGGCCTGGGTGTTACTCACCTTTCTCGGCATCTTCGGCCTGCACCGTTTCTATCTGGGTAAATGGCTCACAGGCATTCTCTACCTGCTCACAGGCGGGGTCTTTCTGCTGGGAATCATCTACGACTACTGGACCCTTAACCGTCAGGTGAGCGATATCAACACTAGTCTTTTCCGTGGTTAGCGCGCTCAGCGGCTTCCCGGGTAGGGAGACCAGCGCCGACCGCCATCGAGGGATACATGGTAAATGCCCTTGAAGCGCATCACTGTGCTGCCCTCATTTTGCGCTACGGGCTGGGTAGTGGGCAGGCCATCAATTAACTGGGCTGGCGAATAGCCGCTGCTGTTAAACGCGTCACGCTCAGTAATCCGCTGAATGAGAGACGACAGGGCAAAATAGCTGCTGTCGGCCGTCACGCGCGCCTCGTTACCCTGGCGATTGGCGCCGATAAGTTTCACCGCCACCGGAATGTGGGTGATGGAGGGGGAGGGGATTTCGCGCATCCCGGAGAGCTGCATTTTATCGCCCTGGAGCCCCGCGCCGTGTTCGGGAATCAATACCAACAGCGTCTTGCGTTGGCTTGCCTCGAGCTTGGCGATAAACACTTGCAGTTGATCGAGCAGATGACGGGCGCGGAACTCATAACCTTCTAAACCGACGACGTTCTTCTGATTTAACAAGCGGTTGCCGTCGTGGAGGGTAACGGTGTTGTAGAGCACCAATTGGGGCGTGTCGGGCGCGCGACTGCGTTGAGACAGCCAGTGGTCCAGCGCGGCGCCATCGTCATAGATTGGCGTGCCGTCAAAGGACTTTTGCGCCACCTTCAAATTTTGCTGGGCAGTCAACGGGGCATCAATGCCGCCATTTTCTCGCAGCTGGCGCAGAAAGCCGCCGAACTCACCGTCGTGATTCATGACCAGCTTCTCGTCAAAGCCCAGACTGCTCAGATTGCGAAACATCTCGCAGCGGGCCAGACCGCTTCCCGCGCCGGCGGTATTGAACAGCGACTCGTGGGGCTGCTGCCCGCAGTCGGCACGCAGCAGGCGGATAAGCGCCGGGCCGCTGTAAGAGGTAGCTGAATTGAAATGATCAAAATAAATGTCGAAGCGTTCGAGCAGCGGGTGGCGGTCTAGGCCGGTCACTTCCAGGTCGCGCCAGGCCATTGAGCAGATACTGAGAAATACAATATCAAAGTCTGGCTTGGCGGGCGGATTGTATCCATGGTGGCGGCTGGCGGCGGTTTTAAAAAACTGGTCCAGGGTGGTTTGCAATGTTTCGTCGAGACTTTTCCCAGCATCGACGGCCACTTGCTGTTTTGCCAGCTGGGTGTTCATGCCTGGCCATAATGGGACCCCGGCTTGTTTAAGGCCGACCAACAAAAAGCCACACAACACGAAGATGCTGGTCTCGATAAAACGGCGGCTGTAGTAGTACACAAAACTGATCAGGGCAGTGGTCAGGCTGGCCGAGTAAAGGAGCTCGCCGTTGAGCAGGCTGTCGCCATGGACGGCCTGGGCGTCAAGATACAGCAGACCTGCTGCGAGCAGCACCGCACTGGCATGGCGAAGCCGATGGAAGGTATTGGATTCCAGGCGCAGCAGTAGGATCAGCACCAGACCAAGATTGGCGAGCAGGTGAAAGCCGAGCAGGCCCTGGACGAACAGCAGCAGCTTTACAATGAAGTAAATGCTCCAGCTCTTGATATCTCGCAGTTGCTTAAATTCCATGTCCCGCCGCCGGTGTCGCCCTTCGGTTACTGA is part of the Spongiibacter taiwanensis genome and encodes:
- a CDS encoding TM2 domain-containing protein: MGNTHNKVVGYLLWVFGFMGAHRFYFGRPISGTIYFFTLGLFLIGWLVDLFLIPGMDAEADKRWTSGSTSYTVAWVLLTFLGIFGLHRFYLGKWLTGILYLLTGGVFLLGIIYDYWTLNRQVSDINTSLFRG
- a CDS encoding class I SAM-dependent methyltransferase, yielding MREEQIASRREVTNRAIVDAVRALSPATVLDVGCGEGWLLRALAADGIRGFGIDGVPALVERAAALGGGEFSTMTYAEFGAGGWRQPVDLAVFNFSLLGEGECEAALAAVAKVLTAQGRCLIQTLHPAFCGYGEDYQSGWREGSWAGFDLAFTDPHPWYYRTLSDWFALFLRVGLRLGGVREPARSAGSRPASIIFELERAWTNG
- the bcsG gene encoding cellulose biosynthesis protein BcsG, with product MEFKQLRDIKSWSIYFIVKLLLFVQGLLGFHLLANLGLVLILLLRLESNTFHRLRHASAVLLAAGLLYLDAQAVHGDSLLNGELLYSASLTTALISFVYYYSRRFIETSIFVLCGFLLVGLKQAGVPLWPGMNTQLAKQQVAVDAGKSLDETLQTTLDQFFKTAASRHHGYNPPAKPDFDIVFLSICSMAWRDLEVTGLDRHPLLERFDIYFDHFNSATSYSGPALIRLLRADCGQQPHESLFNTAGAGSGLARCEMFRNLSSLGFDEKLVMNHDGEFGGFLRQLRENGGIDAPLTAQQNLKVAQKSFDGTPIYDDGAALDHWLSQRSRAPDTPQLVLYNTVTLHDGNRLLNQKNVVGLEGYEFRARHLLDQLQVFIAKLEASQRKTLLVLIPEHGAGLQGDKMQLSGMREIPSPSITHIPVAVKLIGANRQGNEARVTADSSYFALSSLIQRITERDAFNSSGYSPAQLIDGLPTTQPVAQNEGSTVMRFKGIYHVSLDGGRRWSPYPGSR